One region of Erwinia tracheiphila genomic DNA includes:
- a CDS encoding TusE/DsrC/DsvC family sulfur relay protein: protein MYFNGKEIQCDAQGYLKSVNDWSEAIALALAEEEEIVMSEAHWEVVFFVREFYLEFNTSPAVRMLVQAIAKKYGEEKGNSRYLFRLFPKGPAKQATKIAGLPKPAKCL from the coding sequence GTGTATTTTAACGGCAAAGAGATTCAATGCGACGCTCAGGGATATCTGAAATCAGTGAATGACTGGAGTGAAGCCATTGCTCTTGCGCTGGCTGAAGAAGAAGAGATTGTGATGAGCGAAGCGCATTGGGAAGTGGTATTTTTCGTGCGGGAGTTCTATCTTGAGTTTAATACTTCACCCGCAGTACGTATGCTGGTGCAAGCGATCGCAAAAAAATATGGTGAAGAAAAAGGAAACAGCCGCTATCTGTTTCGCCTCTTCCCAAAGGGTCCGGCCAAACAAGCTACGAAAATAGCGGGTTTGCCAAAACCAGCCAAATGCCTTTGA
- a CDS encoding IS1 family transposase (programmed frameshift): MAKVDVVCPQCNETHAVRCNGHSASGAQRYICKHCSKTFQLNFSYSGAKPDTHQTIVNMTMNGYGCRDTARVLGISLNTVLRHGKKISPKQVAENIDPETEVVICCEAGEQWSYVRCKSNPRWLFYAYDRIRKRALAHVFGPRNAPTLRRLLALLSKFNIAFYMTDAWPVYKVLLSATSHVVSKKYTQRTERHNLNLRTHIKRLTRRTICFSKSEEMRDKIIGWYLTLHYYQ, encoded by the exons ATGGCTAAAGTTGATGTCGTCTGCCCTCAGTGCAATGAAACTCATGCTGTACGATGTAACGGACATTCAGCATCCGGTGCCCAACGTTACATCTGCAAGCATTGTTCAAAGACCTTTCAGCTCAACTTTAGCTACTCCGGTGCCAAACCAGACACACACCAGACCATTGTTAATATGACCATGAATGGTTACGGATGTCGCGATACCGCACGGGTTCTCGGTATCAGCCTCAATACGGTTCTGCGGCACG GTAAAAAAATTTCGCCAAAGCAGGTAGCTGAGAATATCGACCCCGAAACGGAGGTTGTTATCTGCTGTGAAGCCGGTGAACAATGGTCTTACGTGCGGTGTAAAAGCAATCCCCGGTGGTTGTTCTATGCTTATGACCGTATCCGCAAACGTGCTCTGGCCCATGTCTTCGGCCCGAGAAATGCCCCGACCCTGCGACGATTGCTGGCCCTGTTAAGCAAATTTAACATTGCCTTTTATATGACAGATGCTTGGCCGGTTTATAAAGTTCTGTTAAGTGCAACAAGCCACGTGGTGAGCAAGAAATATACCCAACGGACAGAACGGCATAATCTTAATCTTCGCACACATATCAAACGACTGACCCGCAGAACAATTTGCTTTTCGAAGTCAGAGGAAATGCGCGATAAGATCATCGGTTGGTATCTTACTCTTCATTATTACCAATAA
- the yccA gene encoding FtsH protease modulator YccA — protein sequence MDRIVTSTAQSSLISTHKVLRNTYFLLGLTLAFSSLTATLSTVFALPTPGLLFMLVGFYGLMFLTYRLANSPAGILAAFAFTGFLGYCLGPLLNNLLSAGMGEVIGLALGGTALVFFCCSAYVLTTRKDMSFLGGMMMAGFVVLLVAVIANIFMQIPALQLAISVMFVLFSSGAILWETSNIIHGGETNYIRATVNLYVSVYNIFVSLLSILGMSRNN from the coding sequence ATGGATCGTATTGTAACCAGCACAGCTCAAAGCTCATTAATATCCACTCACAAGGTTCTGCGTAATACCTACTTTTTGCTCGGATTGACGCTTGCTTTCTCTTCGCTAACTGCGACGCTCAGTACTGTTTTTGCCCTGCCCACCCCCGGACTCCTTTTTATGCTGGTTGGGTTCTATGGGCTGATGTTTCTGACTTATCGACTGGCTAACAGTCCTGCAGGCATTCTGGCCGCTTTTGCCTTTACCGGTTTTTTGGGCTATTGTCTGGGCCCACTGCTTAATAACCTGCTTTCGGCAGGAATGGGAGAGGTAATCGGCCTTGCGCTCGGCGGCACTGCGCTGGTTTTTTTCTGCTGTTCAGCCTATGTACTGACAACTCGTAAAGATATGTCTTTCCTTGGCGGGATGATGATGGCAGGTTTTGTGGTACTTTTAGTTGCCGTTATAGCAAACATATTTATGCAGATTCCAGCGCTACAACTGGCGATTAGTGTTATGTTTGTGCTGTTTTCATCAGGTGCCATCCTCTGGGAAACCAGTAATATCATTCATGGCGGCGAAACCAACTACATCCGCGCCACGGTGAACCTTTACGTCTCTGTTTATAACATTTTCGTCAGCCTGCTGAGTATCCTGGGAATGTCACGCAACAACTGA
- the agp gene encoding bifunctional glucose-1-phosphatase/inositol phosphatase — MIKKFSLCALAVCSAVSGISAYAADDNFQLEQVLMMSRHNLRAPLADNGSVLAQSTRKNWPQWDVPGGQLTTKGGILEVYMGRYTREWLAQQRVLKDGQCPGSDEIYAYANSLQRTVATAQFFITGAFPGCDIPVSHQNEMGTMDPIFNPIITDGSEAFNKQALTAMNSTADKLTLKPAFQRLEKMIDYKNAEACKGKKQCDLSGDKQNKFSADEGKEPSVTGPLKVGNSLIDAFTLQYYEGLPLEQVAWGQIKTPEQWKELSSIKNAYQDALFTSPEVARNVAAPLVDYIRSLLVDEDKASAPKVTLMVGHDSNIASLLAALDFKPYTLPEQNEKTPIGGIIQFQRWHDKKQDLELVKVEYVYQSSDQLRNAMPLTFETPPKRVTLEMKGCPTDANGFCPWDQFTQVLNNALQGTSAAVTSPAADKHNTVTEKADADRAADNAEPAKSSAEKAAADKTAAEKDVKEKSAARSKVSDDKPAKTNATQQTVSDKTS, encoded by the coding sequence ATGATTAAAAAGTTTAGTCTTTGCGCGTTGGCAGTTTGTTCTGCAGTAAGCGGAATCTCAGCTTATGCAGCTGACGACAACTTCCAGCTTGAACAGGTGTTAATGATGAGCCGCCATAATCTTCGCGCCCCGCTGGCGGATAACGGGAGTGTGCTGGCACAATCTACAAGGAAAAACTGGCCACAGTGGGATGTTCCGGGTGGGCAACTAACCACTAAAGGCGGTATTCTGGAAGTCTATATGGGGCGTTACACTCGGGAATGGTTAGCACAGCAGCGCGTGCTAAAAGACGGCCAGTGCCCTGGCAGTGATGAAATTTATGCCTATGCAAACAGCCTGCAACGTACCGTCGCGACTGCACAATTTTTTATTACTGGCGCATTTCCGGGCTGTGACATTCCGGTTTCACACCAGAATGAAATGGGGACAATGGACCCGATATTTAACCCAATTATCACCGACGGCAGTGAGGCGTTCAATAAACAGGCGTTAACGGCGATGAACAGCACGGCTGACAAGTTGACTTTAAAACCGGCATTTCAGCGTCTTGAAAAAATGATTGACTATAAAAACGCTGAGGCATGTAAGGGTAAGAAGCAGTGCGATCTTTCAGGAGACAAGCAAAATAAATTTTCTGCTGATGAAGGCAAAGAGCCCAGCGTCACAGGTCCGCTGAAAGTGGGTAATTCTCTTATCGATGCCTTTACTCTCCAGTATTATGAAGGATTGCCGCTTGAACAGGTGGCATGGGGACAGATTAAAACGCCCGAACAGTGGAAAGAGCTGTCATCTATTAAGAACGCCTATCAGGATGCACTCTTCACTTCACCGGAAGTGGCGCGTAACGTTGCCGCCCCGTTAGTGGACTATATCCGCAGTTTGCTGGTGGACGAAGATAAAGCCAGCGCACCTAAAGTAACGCTTATGGTTGGTCATGATTCGAATATTGCATCATTGCTGGCGGCGTTAGATTTCAAGCCTTACACGCTGCCCGAACAAAATGAAAAAACCCCGATTGGCGGCATCATCCAGTTCCAACGTTGGCACGATAAGAAACAAGATCTGGAGCTGGTCAAGGTGGAATATGTCTATCAGAGCAGCGATCAGTTACGTAATGCCATGCCGTTAACCTTTGAGACGCCCCCAAAGCGGGTGACATTGGAAATGAAGGGTTGCCCAACAGATGCAAATGGATTTTGTCCGTGGGATCAGTTTACGCAGGTGCTGAATAACGCGCTTCAGGGAACGTCAGCGGCCGTGACATCGCCGGCAGCTGATAAGCACAACACGGTGACAGAAAAAGCAGACGCTGATCGGGCCGCTGATAACGCAGAACCGGCCAAATCTTCTGCGGAGAAAGCGGCTGCCGATAAAACTGCAGCAGAGAAAGATGTGAAAGAAAAATCTGCCGCCAGGTCGAAAGTGAGTGATGACAAGCCAGCAAAGACAAACGCTACTCAACAAACCGTTAGTGATAAGACTTCCTGA
- a CDS encoding CoA-binding protein produces the protein MENDIVAHILVSTKHIALVGASDKISRPSYSVMAYLLSQGYKVSPVSPKLAGQTLLGQNVYAQLKDIHEPVDMVDIFRNAEAALGVVGEAIAIGAKAIWLQKGVINHQAAELARKNGLKVIMDRCPKLEIPRLGLEK, from the coding sequence ATGGAAAATGATATCGTCGCTCATATTCTGGTCTCGACGAAGCACATTGCATTGGTGGGAGCCAGTGATAAAATCAGTCGGCCCAGTTATAGCGTAATGGCCTATTTGCTTTCGCAGGGATATAAAGTAAGCCCGGTTAGCCCGAAGCTGGCAGGGCAAACACTGCTTGGGCAAAACGTTTATGCGCAGTTGAAAGATATCCACGAGCCTGTCGACATGGTCGATATTTTTCGCAATGCCGAGGCTGCATTAGGCGTCGTCGGTGAGGCCATTGCTATTGGAGCAAAAGCGATATGGTTGCAAAAAGGGGTTATTAATCATCAGGCAGCAGAGCTTGCCAGAAAAAATGGATTGAAAGTTATTATGGATCGCTGCCCGAAACTGGAGATACCCCGTCTCGGGCTGGAAAAATAG
- a CDS encoding IS256 family transposase has protein sequence MDEKKLKALAAELAKGLKTEAGLNQFFRMLTKLTVETALNAELTDHLGHEKNAPKTGTNTRNGYSSKTLLCNDGEIGLNTPRDRENTFEPQLIKENQTRITQMDSQILSLYAKGMTTREIVDTFKEMYDADVSPALISKVTDAVKEQVAEWQNRQLYALYPIVYLDCIVVKVRQNGSVINKAVFLAPGINTEGRKELPGMWLAENEGAKFWLNVLTELKNRGLQDILIACVDGLKGFPDAINSVYPQTHIQLCIIHMVRNRLKYVAWKDYKAVTGGLKTVYQAPTEAAARMALDAFAEEWDDKYPQISKSWRAHGENLNTFFGYPSDIRKAIYTTNAIESLNRVIRAAIKKRKVFPTDDSVRKVIYLAIQSASKKWSMPIQNCRLAMSCFIIEFGDRLSVHL, from the coding sequence ATGGACGAGAAGAAACTTAAGGCCCTTGCTGCTGAACTGGCCAAAGGCCTCAAAACTGAGGCCGGCCTTAATCAGTTTTTCCGCATGCTCACGAAGCTGACCGTTGAAACGGCACTCAATGCAGAACTGACTGACCACCTCGGGCATGAGAAAAATGCCCCTAAAACCGGCACCAATACCCGCAACGGCTACTCTTCAAAAACGCTGCTGTGCAACGACGGTGAAATCGGGCTAAACACGCCGCGCGACCGGGAAAATACCTTTGAACCTCAGCTGATTAAGGAGAATCAGACGCGTATCACGCAGATGGACAGCCAGATTTTATCCTTGTATGCCAAAGGCATGACCACGCGGGAAATCGTCGATACGTTCAAAGAGATGTACGATGCTGATGTGTCACCGGCCCTGATATCAAAAGTCACGGATGCCGTTAAAGAGCAGGTCGCCGAATGGCAGAATCGCCAGCTGTATGCGCTCTATCCCATTGTTTATCTGGACTGTATTGTTGTTAAGGTTCGTCAGAATGGCAGCGTGATTAACAAAGCGGTGTTCCTGGCACCGGGCATCAATACCGAAGGCCGGAAAGAGCTTCCGGGGATGTGGCTGGCTGAAAATGAAGGTGCAAAGTTCTGGCTGAACGTGCTGACGGAACTTAAAAATCGCGGCCTTCAGGACATCCTGATTGCCTGCGTGGATGGACTGAAGGGCTTCCCGGATGCGATAAACAGCGTCTATCCACAGACTCACATCCAGCTGTGCATCATCCACATGGTGCGTAACCGCCTGAAATACGTGGCGTGGAAGGACTACAAAGCGGTCACGGGCGGGCTGAAAACCGTTTATCAGGCACCAACAGAAGCGGCCGCACGGATGGCGCTGGATGCGTTCGCCGAAGAATGGGATGACAAATATCCACAAATCAGCAAAAGCTGGCGTGCGCACGGGGAAAACCTCAATACGTTCTTCGGCTATCCGTCTGACATCCGAAAAGCTATCTACACCACGAATGCCATTGAGTCGCTGAACAGGGTGATCCGTGCCGCCATTAAGAAACGCAAGGTATTCCCGACGGATGACTCAGTGCGAAAGGTTATTTACCTGGCAATCCAGTCGGCATCGAAAAAATGGAGTATGCCGATCCAGAACTGTCGGCTGGCGATGAGCTGCTTTATTATTGAGTTCGGTGACCGCCTGAGCGTTCACCTTTGA
- the rlmI gene encoding 23S rRNA (cytosine(1962)-C(5))-methyltransferase RlmI: MTVRLILAKGREKSLLRRHPWVFSGAVARLEGKAQRGETIDVCDSNGKWLARAAWSPDSQIHARVWSWQQDEPVDIAFFIKRIQTAQQLRTWLALKDNLDSYRLIAAESDGLPGITIDRFGTFLVLQLLSAGAEYQRAALVTALQQCYPECAIYDRSDVAVRKKEGLALIQGVICGEAPPELLPITEHGMKLLVDIRTGHKTGYYLDQRDSRLATRRYATGARMLNCFSYTGGFAVSALMGNCAQVINVDTSQAALDVARQNIELNRLDLSKAEFIRDDVFKLLRRYRDSGEKFDLIVMDPPKFVENKNQLAGACRGYKDINMLAIQLLNPGGFLLTFSCSGLMNSDLFQKIIADAALDAQRDVQFLEQFRQAADHPVITSYPEGLYLKGFACRVV; encoded by the coding sequence ATGACTGTTCGTTTAATTCTTGCTAAAGGGCGAGAGAAATCTTTACTTCGTCGTCACCCCTGGGTCTTCTCCGGTGCTGTTGCACGACTGGAAGGTAAAGCGCAACGAGGCGAGACCATTGACGTGTGTGACAGCAATGGTAAGTGGCTGGCACGTGCAGCCTGGTCCCCTGACTCGCAAATTCATGCACGCGTCTGGAGCTGGCAACAGGATGAACCTGTTGATATTGCTTTCTTTATTAAGCGTATTCAAACCGCCCAACAGCTGCGAACATGGCTGGCTCTGAAAGATAATCTTGATAGTTACCGCCTCATTGCCGCTGAATCTGACGGCCTGCCGGGAATTACCATCGATCGCTTCGGGACTTTCCTGGTGCTGCAGCTGCTCTCGGCGGGTGCTGAATATCAACGGGCGGCACTGGTGACCGCTCTCCAGCAATGCTATCCGGAATGTGCAATTTATGATCGCTCCGATGTTGCTGTTCGTAAAAAAGAGGGGCTGGCGTTGATTCAGGGTGTGATATGCGGAGAGGCGCCACCAGAACTCCTGCCCATCACTGAGCATGGCATGAAGCTGTTAGTTGACATTCGTACCGGTCATAAAACAGGTTACTACCTCGACCAGCGTGACAGCCGTCTTGCCACCCGACGCTATGCCACTGGTGCTCGTATGCTTAACTGCTTTTCCTACACTGGAGGCTTCGCTGTCTCTGCTTTAATGGGCAACTGCGCACAGGTAATAAATGTTGATACATCGCAGGCCGCACTTGATGTAGCACGACAAAATATTGAATTGAACCGGCTTGACCTGTCAAAAGCTGAATTTATACGCGACGATGTTTTCAAACTGTTACGTCGCTATCGTGACAGCGGAGAAAAATTCGACCTGATTGTTATGGACCCGCCTAAGTTTGTTGAAAACAAAAATCAACTCGCCGGTGCGTGTCGGGGCTATAAAGATATAAATATGCTGGCGATTCAACTGCTGAATCCCGGCGGGTTTTTGCTCACCTTCTCATGCTCGGGGCTGATGAACAGCGATCTGTTCCAAAAAATTATCGCTGATGCCGCACTCGATGCACAAAGGGACGTGCAATTTCTTGAACAGTTCCGACAGGCAGCCGATCACCCTGTCATAACCAGTTATCCCGAAGGATTATATCTCAAAGGCTTTGCCTGTCGCGTAGTCTGA
- a CDS encoding DUF2057 family protein: protein MWSSTPLIVTFNAQAKSVSISLPPLATLQQAISFNQQPEIHLYDECNKRLDNQQDRLFSNKEESFERAMMHYNIKGHIASVPRFAHFHSLEQIPFSNNNLYFASEADTQNYSHMRILQLWYAKMGSATRQRLALLLRALHAS, encoded by the coding sequence TTGTGGTCATCAACTCCACTGATAGTAACCTTTAATGCTCAGGCTAAGTCTGTTTCAATCAGTCTGCCACCTTTAGCTACCTTGCAACAGGCGATAAGTTTTAATCAGCAGCCTGAAATTCATCTTTATGATGAATGTAATAAACGACTGGATAATCAACAGGATCGACTTTTTAGTAATAAAGAAGAAAGCTTTGAGCGGGCGATGATGCATTACAACATTAAAGGTCATATTGCTTCCGTTCCTCGTTTTGCACACTTTCATTCACTGGAGCAAATTCCCTTCAGCAATAACAATTTATATTTTGCCAGCGAGGCTGATACCCAAAATTATTCGCACATGCGTATATTACAACTTTGGTATGCTAAGATGGGCTCTGCCACTCGCCAGAGGCTGGCACTGCTGCTAAGAGCATTGCATGCCAGTTGA